The following proteins come from a genomic window of Edaphobacter sp. 4G125:
- the ftsZ gene encoding cell division protein FtsZ, with translation MSNLPEDDIRIHYHDEVPRGAKIKVIGVGGGGNNAVNRMIAAKVEGVEFIAANTDVQALTTSLAPVKLQLGVKLTSGLGAGANPDVGRRAALEDSDKIIEALEGADMVFVTAGLGGGTGTGAAPVIASLASEMGALTVAVVTRPFGFEGKRRMTQAERGLQELLESVDTVIVIPNEKLLAVAKDAGFFESFRIADDVLRQGVQGISDIITIPGVINRDFADVKTTMAGMGYAVMGTAVRAGQNRAVEAAMAAMASPLLESGAIDGARGILINITGSSSLKLNEVNEASTIIQNAAHEDANIIFGAVQDESMGEEVKITVIATGFKQQEMPARRERMLAEATLPTVRYEMPIEPRISVSRPTMPKFLSEEPAKPEPRPLAAEPKEIAFTPEPQAKAPELVPVPASVFDDDFFQATPVRAVPRPLEEPTRVETGVRESAYFSTAENVQVDGPAVEAAARVPFSAAAQPDPAESDELDIPAFLRRSH, from the coding sequence ATGTCGAATCTGCCTGAAGACGATATCCGTATCCACTATCACGACGAAGTTCCCCGTGGCGCGAAGATCAAGGTCATCGGCGTCGGTGGAGGCGGAAATAACGCCGTGAACCGTATGATCGCGGCCAAGGTCGAAGGCGTCGAGTTTATCGCGGCGAATACGGACGTGCAGGCTCTCACGACATCGCTCGCTCCTGTGAAATTGCAGCTTGGCGTCAAGCTCACCAGCGGTCTGGGAGCAGGCGCAAATCCCGATGTAGGTCGACGAGCTGCACTGGAAGATTCCGACAAAATCATCGAGGCTCTCGAAGGCGCGGACATGGTCTTCGTTACCGCCGGCCTGGGCGGAGGAACCGGTACCGGTGCAGCTCCTGTGATTGCCTCGCTTGCCAGCGAAATGGGTGCCTTGACTGTCGCCGTAGTCACCCGGCCCTTTGGCTTTGAAGGCAAGCGCCGTATGACGCAGGCCGAACGCGGCCTGCAGGAACTGCTCGAATCCGTCGATACCGTCATCGTCATCCCCAACGAGAAGTTGCTGGCAGTCGCGAAAGACGCGGGCTTCTTCGAAAGCTTCCGCATTGCCGACGATGTCTTGCGGCAGGGCGTTCAGGGCATCTCAGACATCATCACCATCCCCGGCGTGATCAACCGCGACTTTGCCGACGTCAAGACGACGATGGCCGGAATGGGCTATGCCGTCATGGGTACAGCCGTGCGTGCGGGACAGAATCGCGCCGTAGAAGCAGCCATGGCTGCGATGGCCTCTCCTCTTCTGGAATCTGGTGCAATCGATGGAGCTAGAGGCATTCTGATCAACATTACCGGATCGAGCAGTCTGAAACTCAACGAGGTCAACGAAGCCTCGACGATCATCCAAAACGCCGCGCATGAAGACGCGAACATCATCTTCGGTGCCGTTCAGGATGAGTCGATGGGTGAAGAGGTAAAGATCACCGTCATCGCCACAGGATTCAAGCAACAGGAGATGCCTGCGCGCCGTGAAAGGATGCTGGCCGAGGCGACCCTCCCCACAGTCCGTTACGAGATGCCGATCGAACCCCGCATCTCTGTTTCCCGTCCCACCATGCCGAAGTTTCTCAGCGAAGAGCCCGCAAAACCAGAACCAAGACCGCTTGCAGCCGAACCGAAAGAGATAGCCTTTACACCCGAGCCCCAGGCAAAAGCACCAGAGCTGGTCCCTGTGCCTGCCTCTGTCTTCGACGACGACTTTTTCCAGGCCACCCCGGTCAGGGCGGTTCCACGTCCCCTCGAAGAACCGACTCGGGTCGAAACTGGAGTGCGGGAAAGTGCTTACTTTTCAACTGCTGAAAACGTCCAAGTGGATGGTCCGGCCGTCGAAGCCGCTGCTCGTGTTCCGTTTAGCGCCGCAG
- a CDS encoding PadR family transcriptional regulator, producing MAIGEFEYLLLAVASSLGEDAYGASIRKRLMAYGYPRSVGAIQTGLDRLEKKGLITTRLGEPTAERGGRAKRMVQVTTAGTKAAVEFYDMIHTASCGVQWMENMR from the coding sequence ATGGCGATTGGAGAATTTGAGTATCTGCTGCTCGCAGTTGCGAGTTCCTTGGGGGAGGATGCTTATGGTGCATCGATCCGGAAGCGACTGATGGCCTATGGATACCCGCGATCCGTTGGAGCGATACAGACTGGTCTTGACCGGTTAGAGAAGAAGGGTCTCATTACAACTCGACTGGGAGAACCCACTGCGGAACGCGGAGGCCGAGCCAAGAGAATGGTCCAAGTTACGACAGCAGGCACGAAGGCAGCCGTTGAGTTTTACGACATGATTCACACTGCCAGCTGTGGTGTGCAGTGGATGGAGAACATGCGGTGA
- a CDS encoding alpha/beta hydrolase-fold protein: MAIYLPPGYEVSHQRYPVIYVLQNGSYRGDFDQHHASAVFDQAIAKDVIPPSIVVAADFSTPLGPSWYVNSPITGNWDDFAVKELVPYVDANFRTLTSRSSRAIIGSYLGGYGALRLGILHPDIFGTVYAMHPVGTGSGVQVFTARPDWALLMSAMSIDQVKNAGFSTLFLTMFQAFLPNETNAPLYADLPMKGSSGSYAVDTERMKILRSRFFISELVPQHLEQIKELGAIKMDWSRNDAIYDHIYSNQAFTHLLNEYGIEHEAEEFNGVGDPYWGKQSRMLKEVLPFLAEHLQTDSK, translated from the coding sequence TTGGCGATTTACCTGCCACCCGGTTATGAAGTCTCCCATCAGCGATATCCCGTAATCTATGTTCTTCAAAACGGAAGCTATCGTGGGGATTTCGATCAGCATCACGCATCCGCGGTCTTCGATCAGGCGATTGCGAAAGATGTCATTCCCCCTTCCATTGTCGTTGCGGCGGATTTCTCCACGCCATTGGGACCTTCCTGGTACGTGAATTCACCTATAACAGGCAATTGGGACGACTTCGCTGTTAAGGAACTCGTGCCATATGTCGATGCGAATTTTCGTACGCTGACCAGCAGGTCTTCACGAGCCATTATCGGTAGCTACTTAGGTGGATATGGGGCCCTTCGATTGGGCATATTGCATCCTGATATTTTCGGTACCGTTTATGCCATGCATCCAGTAGGAACAGGTTCCGGTGTTCAGGTGTTTACTGCTCGCCCAGATTGGGCGCTGCTTATGAGTGCGATGTCAATCGATCAGGTAAAGAATGCAGGATTCTCAACTCTTTTTCTCACGATGTTTCAGGCTTTTCTTCCGAACGAGACCAATGCTCCTCTGTATGCCGATCTTCCAATGAAGGGCTCGTCCGGCTCTTATGCTGTCGACACAGAGCGAATGAAGATATTGCGATCACGGTTCTTCATCTCGGAGCTTGTTCCTCAACATCTTGAACAAATCAAAGAGCTGGGAGCCATCAAGATGGACTGGTCACGAAACGATGCGATTTATGACCATATTTATTCGAACCAGGCGTTTACCCATCTTCTTAACGAATATGGAATCGAACACGAAGCCGAGGAATTCAATGGAGTGGGTGATCCATACTGGGGAAAGCAGTCAAGAATGCTGAAAGAAGTCTTGCCGTTTCTCGCGGAACATTTGCAAACCGATTCGAAATAA
- the greB gene encoding transcription elongation factor GreB gives MRKGFTRRPKAEAPTVNHDKNYITPGGIERLKAERHFLLTRDRPAVVEVVAWAAGNGDRSENADYQYSKRRLRQIDGRVRFLTKRIEAAEVVDPEAPRTGQRATRAFFGATVRFANVAGAERVVSIVGTDEVNLDRNHISWASPLGRALMKAAEDDEVVLHAPGGTEVLTVLEVRYERISVEPFREPPESEV, from the coding sequence ATGCGAAAAGGATTCACGAGGCGACCGAAAGCAGAGGCGCCGACGGTGAACCACGACAAAAACTACATCACTCCAGGCGGAATCGAACGCCTGAAAGCTGAGCGCCACTTTTTGCTCACCCGGGATCGCCCGGCCGTAGTGGAGGTCGTAGCGTGGGCTGCAGGCAACGGGGATCGTAGTGAGAACGCCGACTATCAGTACAGCAAGCGGCGACTACGTCAGATCGATGGACGAGTTCGCTTTCTGACCAAGCGAATCGAAGCCGCGGAGGTGGTCGATCCGGAAGCCCCGAGAACGGGGCAGCGGGCGACAAGGGCGTTTTTTGGAGCCACCGTGCGCTTTGCGAATGTCGCGGGGGCAGAGCGAGTGGTGAGCATCGTCGGCACAGATGAAGTCAATCTCGACCGCAACCACATCAGTTGGGCTTCCCCCCTGGGGCGCGCATTAATGAAAGCGGCAGAGGACGACGAAGTGGTTCTTCATGCGCCGGGCGGCACTGAAGTCCTAACCGTGCTGGAAGTACGGTACGAGCGCATCTCCGTAGAACCGTTCCGCGAACCACCTGAGTCCGAAGTCTAG
- a CDS encoding YciI family protein yields MPQYLVAIHHPDNYDPSVETEEMGRDIDVLNEEMNAAGARFFAGGLQSALRAKSLRKQSGGEVLITDGPYLETKEHIGGFWILQCANMDEAVAWGRKAVVACRSSVEVREFHFRPQNDSRA; encoded by the coding sequence ATGCCGCAATATCTGGTTGCGATTCATCATCCCGACAACTATGACCCGTCCGTGGAAACGGAAGAGATGGGCCGCGATATCGATGTGCTCAACGAAGAGATGAATGCTGCTGGTGCCAGGTTTTTTGCCGGGGGCCTGCAATCGGCTCTCCGCGCGAAATCATTACGTAAGCAGTCCGGTGGAGAGGTGCTTATTACCGATGGACCCTACCTTGAGACCAAGGAACACATTGGCGGTTTTTGGATCCTCCAGTGCGCCAATATGGATGAGGCCGTGGCGTGGGGGCGCAAAGCCGTTGTCGCCTGCCGTTCATCGGTCGAGGTGCGCGAGTTCCACTTCCGTCCACAGAATGATAGCCGGGCTTAG
- a CDS encoding dihydrofolate reductase family protein — protein MRKLKIIEHISLDGVIQHSADDNDFPYSDWTAPYRTPAGRDAVLAAHGGNFDLLLGRRTYDSWSVYWPKVPSSPLSDGLNAAKKYIATHRPESLEWGPFEGLGPDIVEGVHRIKSQDGPDLILWGSSTLVSVLLERGLADEVLLLVYPVLLGTGKRFFAEGTPARSFELISTKAMPSGIVLNHYKVAGPLKTT, from the coding sequence ATGAGAAAGCTCAAAATCATCGAACACATCTCTTTGGATGGCGTAATCCAGCACTCCGCTGATGACAACGATTTTCCCTACAGCGACTGGACCGCGCCCTATCGGACCCCCGCTGGCAGAGATGCCGTCCTCGCAGCGCATGGCGGAAATTTCGATCTGCTGCTTGGCCGCCGCACCTACGATTCCTGGTCGGTCTACTGGCCGAAGGTGCCGAGCAGTCCTCTGTCTGACGGCCTCAACGCAGCGAAGAAATACATCGCAACCCATCGACCGGAAAGCCTTGAATGGGGCCCGTTCGAGGGCCTTGGACCGGACATCGTCGAGGGAGTTCATCGCATCAAGTCGCAGGACGGTCCGGACCTAATCCTATGGGGTAGTTCAACGCTGGTATCAGTGTTGCTCGAACGTGGGCTCGCGGATGAAGTCCTGCTGCTTGTCTATCCGGTTCTACTTGGCACGGGCAAGCGCTTTTTTGCGGAGGGAACGCCGGCACGCTCCTTCGAACTCATCAGCACGAAAGCAATGCCGTCCGGCATCGTCCTCAATCACTACAAGGTCGCCGGACCTTTGAAAACCACATAG
- a CDS encoding SPL family radical SAM protein — protein MAKILNTAEPLFPILNQPSARLLTGIARHAFEATHADDGHLIEFRALKVRSILSRVASKRLNWMAWGINPYRGCEFACRYCYARYTHEFMAPAPGQPQPVGQPDFRDPITFERLIFLKQNAAWLLEQELRRHHPADHIAIGTATDPWQPIERRARITRSLLEVFGRHAGYNIGIVTKSRLILRDTDLLQEINRRNRLTVHITITTPDAELARKLEPRAPRPDLRLDTVRRLRQAGIATGILCSPLLPGITDTEEAIDRMARHAAEANASFFAASPLFLKPCSRPTYLSFVREHFPHLEADYHRRFDHADFASRNYAQHLSRIVAEARERYGLNRRWRDDPEESSESDNISLFAQNTSSAVDPRPRDPALQAPPLRKSAMSARVATQQRLFA, from the coding sequence ATGGCGAAAATACTCAACACCGCTGAGCCACTTTTTCCCATCCTGAATCAGCCCTCCGCCAGGTTGCTTACAGGAATCGCCCGACACGCCTTCGAGGCGACACATGCGGATGACGGCCACCTGATTGAGTTCCGTGCTCTCAAGGTGCGCAGCATCCTCAGCCGTGTCGCCTCGAAGCGCTTAAACTGGATGGCCTGGGGGATCAATCCCTATCGCGGGTGTGAGTTTGCCTGCCGCTATTGCTACGCCCGTTATACCCACGAATTCATGGCTCCGGCACCGGGACAGCCTCAGCCGGTAGGACAGCCTGATTTTCGTGATCCCATTACCTTCGAGCGCCTCATCTTCCTTAAGCAGAACGCCGCCTGGCTTTTGGAACAGGAGCTACGCCGTCATCATCCGGCTGACCATATCGCAATCGGAACCGCCACCGATCCATGGCAGCCAATCGAACGTCGCGCCCGCATCACCCGCAGTCTGCTGGAGGTCTTCGGCCGCCATGCAGGCTACAACATTGGAATCGTCACTAAGTCTCGTCTCATTCTCCGCGACACGGACCTGTTACAAGAGATCAATCGACGTAACCGTCTCACCGTTCACATCACCATCACAACGCCGGATGCGGAACTTGCGCGCAAGCTGGAGCCGCGCGCTCCTCGACCCGATCTTCGCCTGGATACGGTTCGCCGCCTTCGCCAGGCGGGTATCGCCACGGGAATTCTCTGCTCGCCGCTGCTGCCGGGAATTACCGACACCGAAGAGGCCATCGATCGCATGGCCCGGCACGCAGCTGAAGCTAACGCGAGTTTCTTTGCTGCGAGTCCGCTGTTTCTTAAGCCGTGCTCCCGTCCTACCTATCTGAGCTTTGTTCGGGAGCACTTTCCTCATCTTGAAGCGGACTATCATCGCCGGTTCGATCATGCCGACTTTGCTTCGCGGAATTATGCACAACACCTGAGCCGGATCGTTGCAGAGGCGCGTGAACGTTACGGACTCAATCGCCGTTGGAGAGATGATCCCGAGGAGTCGAGTGAGTCAGACAACATTTCACTGTTCGCTCAGAACACTTCTTCCGCGGTAGATCCACGTCCTCGTGATCCCGCGCTCCAGGCACCGCCGCTACGGAAGTCAGCGATGTCTGCCAGGGTGGCTACGCAACAACGTCTCTTCGCCTGA
- the tsaE gene encoding tRNA (adenosine(37)-N6)-threonylcarbamoyltransferase complex ATPase subunit type 1 TsaE, with product MEKRFRTRSVTGTLALAERIAEILLPTPKLVVLRGELGTGKTTLVKGIAASLGAATEEDVTSPTFTLVHEYNGPKVKIYHLDLYRLETERELATLGLEEMISEPDALVLVEWGERFESIVSRMDAEIAMAHGENGGDEREMRVRWN from the coding sequence TTGGAAAAGAGATTCCGTACCCGCAGCGTCACGGGCACGCTGGCACTCGCTGAAAGGATCGCTGAAATTCTTTTACCTACACCAAAGCTGGTGGTGTTGCGAGGCGAACTCGGTACAGGAAAGACAACCCTGGTCAAAGGAATCGCGGCTTCTCTCGGTGCCGCCACCGAAGAAGATGTCACCTCACCCACCTTTACGCTGGTGCATGAATACAACGGACCAAAGGTAAAGATCTACCATCTCGATCTGTATCGTCTGGAAACCGAGCGTGAGTTGGCCACACTTGGGCTGGAAGAGATGATCTCCGAGCCGGATGCTTTGGTCCTGGTCGAATGGGGGGAGCGCTTCGAGAGCATCGTCTCACGGATGGACGCCGAGATTGCGATGGCACATGGCGAAAATGGCGGTGACGAGCGCGAGATGCGTGTGCGCTGGAATTGA